The following proteins are co-located in the Halorussus caseinilyticus genome:
- a CDS encoding polysaccharide lyase — MKPTRRRVLLGLGAVVGGGSLAYAGRDGERTRMGVRDRATDTEQTSETTAEEATTTDAETTTEEATTTERDVEFPDQFVRMSFDTRDSLEKFTELDVTENVEIDERGVVSESNSLRVTFPEGRHYGTSLHYRFDEAGYPEPDELHARYYLRFAETFDLSHGGGKLPGPSGTYGQAGWGGREADGTNGWSARMYFHPSYDDDHPIQLSSYVYHAEMGGPYGDIFEWNDSDAGRLHVGKWYRIDNYLRLNTPGEDDGVLKGWVNGERALDVSDLRFRDVPRLRIGEYWFDCYWGGGWHPPADNHVYFDKLALFSERRRPNDWGGTETGMTPRPETTTREETEATTAEETTAGGGTETTTEEKDTETTDSATTAE; from the coding sequence ATGAAACCGACGCGACGACGGGTTCTTCTCGGCCTCGGCGCAGTCGTGGGTGGCGGGAGTCTCGCGTACGCCGGACGCGACGGCGAGCGCACGCGGATGGGCGTGCGAGACCGGGCGACCGACACGGAGCAGACGAGCGAGACCACCGCCGAAGAAGCGACGACGACCGACGCGGAGACCACCACGGAAGAAGCCACCACGACCGAACGCGACGTGGAGTTTCCCGATCAGTTCGTTCGGATGTCGTTCGACACCCGCGATTCGCTGGAGAAGTTCACGGAACTCGACGTGACGGAGAACGTCGAAATCGACGAGCGCGGCGTCGTCTCCGAGTCGAACTCGCTCCGGGTGACGTTCCCCGAGGGCAGACACTACGGCACGTCGCTTCACTACCGATTCGACGAGGCGGGCTACCCCGAACCCGACGAGTTGCACGCGCGCTACTACCTCCGTTTCGCCGAGACGTTCGACCTCTCGCACGGCGGCGGGAAGTTACCCGGACCGTCGGGGACCTACGGGCAAGCGGGGTGGGGCGGCCGGGAGGCCGACGGGACGAACGGATGGTCCGCGCGGATGTACTTCCATCCGAGTTACGACGACGACCACCCGATTCAGCTTTCGAGCTACGTCTATCACGCCGAGATGGGTGGGCCGTACGGTGACATCTTCGAGTGGAACGACTCCGACGCTGGGCGACTGCACGTCGGCAAGTGGTACCGAATCGATAACTATCTGCGACTCAACACCCCCGGCGAAGACGACGGCGTACTGAAAGGATGGGTGAACGGCGAGCGTGCGCTAGACGTGAGCGACCTCCGGTTCCGCGACGTGCCCCGACTTCGAATCGGCGAGTACTGGTTCGACTGCTACTGGGGCGGCGGGTGGCACCCGCCCGCGGACAACCACGTCTACTTCGACAAGTTGGCGCTCTTCTCGGAGCGACGGAGACCCAACGACTGGGGCGGCACCGAGACGGGGATGACGCCGCGGCCGGAGACGACGACGCGAGAAGAGACCGAGGCGACCACCGCAGAGGAAACGACCGCCGGAGGGGGGACCGAGACGACGACCGAGGAGAAAGACACCGAGACGACCGACTCCGCAACCACCGCGGAGTAG
- a CDS encoding ABC transporter ATP-binding protein, translating into MTGDISNTEKLAALREILTYRPLLMGSILTLGVVAALLEGIGLSFLIPIIEMIQSGGTASAEGGVVGAFARVYATLGVPFTLESVVAGVVVVMGVRYASGFGVMWLGQALRTYYEGDLKRRAFDSALGARIAYFNRSGSDEILNAIVTQSKYAGRSVSWFVKLLERALLAGMYGAIALYLAPVLTLVTGVVLAAVAVGIRYGLESGYSVGDRVTEANERIQQAAQAGTQGIREVKLFGVTDEVRRDFREAVDTFVGATVRLRRNEAAVNNVYQFASAISIFVLIYLAVTFTSMNLGMLGVFLFAMFRLAPILSMLNHRVYQLEGNLPHVVRTNEFIEDLQRNQEPANGDFEDIGEVNEVAFRDVSFSYPTGERVLDSVSFSVSKGEFVAFVGQSGAGKSTVVSLLSRMYLPDEGEIVADGCPISDIDLKEWRSKLAIVRQDPYVFDDTLWYNLTVGNRSASREEVARACDIAEVNEFLDSLPDGFDTQLGEEGVRLSGGQKQRIALARALLKEDAEILVLDEATSDLDSVTEERVQAGIESMDREYAVITIAHQLSTIRNADQINTIENGHIAEKGSHDALLDNEGTYADLYSRQYSD; encoded by the coding sequence GGAGGAACCGCGTCTGCCGAGGGCGGGGTAGTGGGCGCGTTCGCCCGCGTCTACGCTACTCTCGGCGTCCCGTTCACGCTCGAATCCGTCGTGGCGGGCGTCGTCGTCGTGATGGGCGTCCGGTACGCCTCCGGGTTCGGCGTGATGTGGTTGGGGCAGGCACTCCGGACCTACTACGAGGGCGACCTGAAACGACGGGCGTTCGACTCGGCGCTCGGAGCGCGAATCGCGTACTTCAACCGGAGCGGGTCCGACGAGATACTGAACGCCATCGTCACGCAGTCGAAGTACGCCGGTCGGAGCGTCTCGTGGTTCGTGAAACTGCTGGAGCGGGCGCTCTTGGCCGGGATGTACGGTGCCATCGCGTTGTACCTCGCTCCCGTGCTGACGCTCGTGACCGGCGTCGTGTTGGCCGCGGTCGCGGTCGGAATCCGGTACGGACTGGAGTCCGGGTACTCCGTCGGCGACCGAGTTACCGAAGCGAACGAGCGAATACAGCAGGCCGCACAAGCCGGAACGCAGGGCATCCGGGAGGTGAAACTGTTCGGCGTCACCGACGAAGTTCGTCGGGACTTCCGGGAGGCAGTCGATACGTTCGTGGGCGCGACGGTGCGTCTCCGACGCAACGAGGCCGCAGTCAACAACGTCTACCAGTTCGCCAGTGCAATCTCCATCTTCGTTCTCATCTACCTCGCGGTCACGTTCACGTCGATGAACCTCGGGATGCTCGGCGTGTTCCTGTTCGCCATGTTCCGACTCGCACCGATACTGAGCATGCTCAACCACCGCGTCTACCAGTTGGAGGGGAACCTTCCGCACGTCGTCAGGACGAACGAGTTCATCGAGGACCTCCAGCGGAATCAGGAACCGGCCAACGGCGATTTCGAGGACATCGGCGAAGTGAACGAAGTGGCGTTCCGCGACGTGTCGTTCTCGTATCCGACCGGCGAGCGAGTCCTCGATAGCGTCTCGTTCTCGGTCTCGAAGGGCGAGTTCGTCGCGTTCGTCGGCCAGTCGGGGGCCGGGAAATCGACCGTCGTCTCGCTGCTGAGTCGAATGTACCTCCCCGACGAGGGCGAAATCGTCGCCGACGGTTGTCCGATTTCCGACATCGACTTGAAAGAATGGCGCTCGAAGTTGGCCATCGTCAGGCAGGACCCGTACGTCTTCGACGACACCCTCTGGTACAACCTCACGGTCGGCAACCGGTCGGCGTCGCGCGAGGAGGTTGCCCGAGCGTGCGACATCGCCGAGGTGAACGAGTTCCTCGACTCGCTTCCCGACGGGTTCGACACCCAACTCGGCGAGGAGGGCGTCCGTCTCTCCGGGGGCCAGAAACAGCGCATCGCCCTCGCCCGCGCGCTCCTGAAGGAGGACGCCGAAATCCTCGTGTTGGACGAGGCGACCAGCGACTTGGACTCCGTGACCGAAGAGCGAGTGCAGGCCGGAATCGAGTCGATGGACCGCGAATACGCCGTCATCACGATAGCTCACCAGCTTTCGACCATCCGGAACGCCGACCAGATTAACACAATCGAGAACGGCCACATCGCCGAGAAGGGGAGTCACGACGCGCTACTCGACAACGAGGGTACTTACGCCGACCTCTACAGTCGCCAGTACTCGGACTGA